In Maridesulfovibrio sp., a single genomic region encodes these proteins:
- a CDS encoding biotin/lipoyl-containing protein, whose protein sequence is MAKKKIRFMCTAFRDGFQSVYGARVKTDDFMPAVAAAREAGIDWFEAGGGARFQALYFYSNEDAFEMMDRFRETAGPDADLQTLARGVNVVGLESQPSDVIKAHADLFAKHGITTIRNFDALNDVNNLIYSGQCIVDAGLKHQVVVSMMELPPGCSGAHDAAFYEKTLRQILDAGIPFDSVCFKDASGTSTPAKVHETIKRAKKMLPADVMLNFHTHETAGIGGLCYMSAIEAGADAIDLSMAPASGGTCQTDIVTMWHILRGTDYTIDVDIDKIIKAEDVFRDCMKDYFLPPEATQVDPMIPFSPMPGGALTANTQMLRDNGLMDRYPEIIRAMSEVVRKGGFGTSVTPVSQFYFQQAFNNVMFGPWKKFADGYGKMVLGYFGKTPVSPDAEVVKLASEQLGLEPTTKTPLEINDADPTKGLGVAREICEKEGFELTDENIFIVAACKDKGVTYLKGNARIGIRYKKDVEAEQLKKLGATVGGGSGSGTVNVTVDGKSYTVNVDGSTATVNGKSFNVGAGDGAATASNAPAAPAGATEPVAAPMPGLIIRLAVEPGSAVQEGQTIVVMEAMKMEMEVKAHKSGTVTSFAVTAGDQVQQGQPLAQMTV, encoded by the coding sequence GTGGCCAAGAAAAAGATTAGGTTCATGTGTACTGCCTTTCGTGACGGTTTCCAGTCCGTATACGGAGCCAGGGTCAAAACCGATGATTTCATGCCTGCCGTTGCAGCGGCTAGGGAAGCAGGAATCGACTGGTTTGAAGCTGGCGGGGGTGCACGGTTCCAGGCCCTCTATTTCTATTCCAATGAAGATGCCTTTGAAATGATGGACAGGTTCAGGGAGACGGCAGGACCCGACGCGGATCTCCAGACACTCGCTCGCGGTGTCAACGTAGTCGGTCTCGAATCCCAGCCCAGCGACGTCATCAAGGCCCATGCCGACCTTTTTGCCAAGCATGGAATAACCACAATCCGCAACTTCGACGCCCTGAACGACGTCAACAACCTGATCTACAGCGGCCAGTGTATTGTAGACGCAGGTCTTAAACACCAGGTTGTGGTTTCCATGATGGAACTGCCTCCGGGATGCTCCGGAGCACATGATGCTGCTTTTTACGAAAAGACTCTGCGCCAGATTCTGGACGCCGGAATCCCTTTTGATTCCGTCTGTTTCAAGGATGCCTCAGGAACATCCACTCCGGCCAAAGTTCACGAAACCATCAAGCGGGCCAAAAAAATGCTGCCCGCTGATGTAATGCTTAACTTCCACACCCACGAAACAGCAGGGATCGGCGGACTCTGCTATATGTCGGCCATTGAAGCCGGTGCGGATGCCATCGACCTTTCCATGGCACCCGCTTCAGGCGGAACCTGCCAGACCGACATAGTGACCATGTGGCATATCCTGCGCGGCACCGATTACACAATCGATGTCGATATCGACAAGATTATAAAAGCAGAAGACGTCTTCCGCGATTGCATGAAAGACTACTTCCTGCCACCCGAGGCCACCCAGGTTGACCCCATGATACCGTTCAGCCCCATGCCCGGCGGAGCTCTCACCGCGAACACCCAGATGCTCAGGGACAACGGCCTCATGGACAGGTATCCCGAAATCATCCGGGCCATGAGTGAAGTAGTGCGCAAGGGTGGATTCGGAACATCGGTTACCCCCGTTTCCCAGTTCTATTTCCAGCAGGCGTTCAACAACGTCATGTTCGGACCCTGGAAAAAATTTGCTGACGGATACGGCAAAATGGTTCTCGGGTATTTCGGTAAGACCCCGGTATCCCCCGACGCGGAAGTGGTTAAACTCGCTTCCGAACAGCTCGGACTGGAACCGACAACCAAGACTCCCCTTGAAATCAACGACGCCGACCCGACCAAGGGTCTGGGTGTTGCCCGCGAAATATGCGAAAAAGAAGGTTTCGAACTCACCGATGAGAATATCTTCATTGTCGCTGCCTGCAAAGACAAGGGTGTCACCTATCTTAAGGGCAACGCTCGCATCGGCATCCGCTATAAAAAGGATGTTGAAGCAGAGCAGCTCAAAAAGCTCGGTGCCACAGTCGGCGGTGGTTCCGGCTCCGGAACCGTCAATGTAACAGTGGACGGAAAATCCTATACTGTTAACGTGGACGGCTCCACCGCAACTGTCAACGGCAAGTCCTTCAACGTGGGCGCAGGAGATGGAGCCGCTACGGCCTCCAATGCTCCGGCTGCACCGGCAGGGGCCACAGAACCTGTGGCAGCTCCCATGCCCGGACTCATCATCCGCCTGGCAGTGGAACCCGGCTCCGCAGTGCAGGAAGGCCAGACCATCGTGGTGATGGAAGCCATGAAGATGGAAATGGAAGTCAAGGCGCACAAGTCCGGCACCGTCACCTCTTTCGCTGTAACAGCGGGAGACCAGGTGCAGCAGGGCCAGCCTCTGGCGCAGATGACCGTCTAG
- a CDS encoding MATE family efflux transporter, giving the protein MPSSLWNQPFGYRDVLKISMPLAVSMASTTIMQVTDRIFLGRYSVEAIAAALPAGIMAFLFISFFMGVASYINVFIAQYTGAARPDKVAVSLWQGLYFSLGGWVVLASLAYALTPVLKSGGHPPEVLELEIQYFRILMLGAGLPLLDTTLSGFYSGRGLTRTVMIVNMIGAAVNIPLDYALIYGIGIFPEMGIRGAGIATVTSWSLIVLIYLPLIFSKANEATYKTRSQWRFDWEFSVRFIKFGLSNGLQFFLDIFAVTFFVYMVGRLGTIVLAASNIALSIDGVSFFPAYGLAVGVSTLVGQAVGQGRPDYARRATKCAFHIACIWMLLMGCMYMLIPDTLISLFRPHELNNAQFSEVLQHGRVYLLFMAAYILFDGLALVYSGALKGAGDVVFIMKSVGLFCVVLMVIPCYLGVEVFGWDDHFLWSIFTAYVLVLSLIFYFRFRSGRWEKMKVI; this is encoded by the coding sequence ATGCCCTCTTCCCTATGGAATCAACCCTTCGGCTACAGAGATGTGCTCAAAATAAGCATGCCCCTTGCCGTAAGCATGGCATCAACCACAATCATGCAGGTTACGGACCGCATATTTCTCGGACGTTACTCTGTGGAGGCAATTGCCGCAGCACTCCCTGCCGGCATAATGGCCTTCCTGTTCATCTCCTTTTTTATGGGAGTGGCCAGTTATATTAATGTATTTATCGCCCAGTATACAGGAGCAGCCAGACCGGACAAAGTAGCGGTAAGCCTCTGGCAGGGACTTTACTTCTCACTTGGAGGGTGGGTTGTGCTGGCCTCCCTTGCATATGCACTTACCCCGGTGCTGAAAAGCGGCGGCCATCCCCCGGAAGTACTGGAACTTGAGATACAGTATTTCAGAATACTCATGCTCGGAGCCGGACTGCCGCTGCTGGATACAACTCTTTCGGGTTTCTATTCCGGCAGGGGGCTGACCAGAACAGTAATGATCGTGAACATGATCGGGGCCGCTGTTAACATCCCGCTTGATTACGCGCTGATCTACGGAATAGGGATATTCCCTGAAATGGGCATAAGAGGGGCAGGGATAGCCACGGTTACTTCATGGAGCCTGATCGTACTGATCTACCTGCCGCTTATTTTCAGCAAGGCAAACGAAGCCACATACAAAACAAGGAGCCAGTGGAGATTCGACTGGGAATTTTCAGTCCGTTTCATCAAATTCGGTTTATCCAACGGACTCCAGTTCTTTCTGGATATTTTCGCGGTGACGTTCTTTGTTTACATGGTCGGACGGCTCGGAACCATTGTTCTGGCCGCAAGCAATATCGCGCTTTCAATTGACGGAGTTTCCTTCTTCCCGGCATACGGGCTGGCCGTGGGGGTAAGCACGCTTGTGGGACAGGCTGTGGGCCAGGGAAGACCGGACTATGCCCGCAGAGCTACCAAATGCGCCTTTCACATTGCCTGCATATGGATGCTGCTCATGGGCTGCATGTACATGCTCATCCCGGACACGCTCATCTCGCTGTTCCGTCCTCACGAGCTGAACAACGCCCAGTTTTCCGAAGTTCTGCAACACGGCCGTGTCTACCTGCTTTTCATGGCGGCATACATTCTGTTCGACGGGCTGGCCCTTGTATACTCCGGGGCGCTCAAGGGTGCTGGAGATGTTGTTTTCATCATGAAATCGGTAGGCTTGTTCTGCGTGGTCCTGATGGTTATTCCATGCTATCTGGGAGTGGAAGTATTCGGATGGGACGACCATTTCCTCTGGTCAATTTTCACCGCCTATGTGCTGGTACTCAGCCTGATATTTTACTTCAGGTTCAGAAGCGGTCGGTGGGAAAAGATGAAGGTTATCTGA
- a CDS encoding HU family DNA-binding protein: MSKTVLVKKIREKLDLSAKDATAALEGVLGAIEDGLKEEGNVTLTGFGTFKTVERSARTGRNPQTGESIQIPASRGVKFTPGKFLKDAVK, encoded by the coding sequence ATGAGTAAGACTGTTCTTGTCAAAAAAATCCGGGAAAAACTGGATCTGAGCGCAAAAGACGCTACCGCCGCCCTTGAAGGAGTTCTTGGAGCAATCGAAGACGGCCTCAAGGAAGAAGGCAACGTTACCCTTACAGGATTCGGCACATTCAAGACCGTAGAGCGTTCCGCCCGCACCGGCCGCAATCCCCAGACCGGCGAGTCCATCCAGATCCCCGCATCCCGCGGAGTAAAATTCACCCCCGGAAAGTTTCTCAAGGACGCAGTTAAATAG
- a CDS encoding OadG family protein, giving the protein MQQVLFSWDNVVAGNGMSLSITGMSIVFVALIMISVYIALLPSIAALLNRIVPPSAHHHGPVAKAPAPAVKSGPSEAEIVAAAVAYLHKNKG; this is encoded by the coding sequence ATGCAACAGGTGTTGTTTAGCTGGGACAACGTGGTCGCCGGAAACGGTATGTCGCTTTCCATAACGGGCATGAGCATCGTGTTCGTGGCTTTGATCATGATAAGCGTCTACATTGCACTGTTGCCCAGTATCGCCGCATTGTTGAACAGGATCGTCCCGCCTTCGGCCCATCACCACGGGCCGGTGGCCAAGGCTCCCGCCCCGGCGGTAAAAAGCGGGCCGTCTGAAGCCGAAATTGTGGCGGCTGCAGTGGCATATCTGCACAAAAACAAGGGCTAG
- the cbiM gene encoding cobalt transporter CbiM: protein MHISEGVLSIPVLASGAAVALVGTVIGLKKLDSEKLVSVALLSSVFFVASLIHVPIGPSSAHLILSGLMGLLLGWAAFPAIMIGLLLQAILFQFGGLTVLGVNTTTMALPAVACHYIFRPLLNKPGAGMSMGAFLCGALSIAMSSVLTALALSFTDESFISVAKLIIYGHIPIMIIEGFICAFAYGFLQKVRPEILLISQEI from the coding sequence ATGCATATTTCGGAAGGTGTTCTTTCCATTCCTGTCCTTGCAAGCGGGGCTGCCGTTGCACTGGTGGGAACTGTCATCGGACTTAAAAAGCTGGATTCGGAAAAGCTTGTTTCCGTGGCCCTGCTTTCATCTGTATTCTTTGTAGCATCGCTCATACATGTTCCGATAGGTCCGTCCAGCGCGCACCTTATTCTCAGCGGCCTCATGGGACTTCTGCTGGGCTGGGCGGCTTTCCCGGCAATTATGATCGGGCTGCTTCTGCAGGCCATCCTATTCCAGTTCGGCGGGCTTACGGTTCTTGGAGTTAATACCACCACAATGGCTCTTCCGGCCGTGGCCTGTCATTACATTTTCCGCCCGTTGCTGAACAAACCGGGCGCAGGCATGAGCATGGGGGCTTTTCTCTGCGGAGCATTGTCCATTGCCATGTCTTCCGTGCTTACCGCTCTGGCTCTTTCCTTTACCGACGAAAGCTTCATTTCCGTGGCCAAGCTCATTATTTACGGGCATATTCCCATCATGATCATTGAGGGCTTCATTTGCGCGTTTGCTTACGGATTCCTCCAGAAAGTAAGGCCGGAAATTCTGCTTATCAGTCAGGAAATATAA
- a CDS encoding co-chaperone GroES translates to MNLKPLQDRVLIKRLESEQKTAGGIIIPDSAKEKPMKGEVVAAGPGKDKVAMTVKAGDIVLFAKYAGNELKIDADEYIIMREEEILAIVE, encoded by the coding sequence ATGAATCTCAAGCCGTTACAGGATCGTGTACTTATCAAGCGTCTGGAATCCGAACAGAAAACCGCCGGTGGCATTATCATTCCCGACTCCGCCAAAGAAAAACCCATGAAAGGTGAAGTTGTTGCCGCAGGTCCCGGCAAGGACAAAGTTGCCATGACCGTCAAGGCCGGAGACATCGTTCTCTTCGCCAAATATGCCGGAAACGAACTCAAGATCGATGCAGACGAATACATCATCATGCGCGAAGAAGAAATTCTCGCCATCGTTGAATAA
- a CDS encoding phosphoenolpyruvate carboxykinase produces the protein MASQSTYEFYKDDLSKIPPLRAIAETLLVDRRVRKINAAEAYELARKQWDVTETDQLVYPKAAKRLGLPEGAKLLNNCQGKIVGRTAMARRFYNRLSGPDQRKVLADLREAISDMQKRPLIKAEAVVGLDKDLMIKATILGGEDDAANIFNWLVNFTPFDELAEEYAKSTGLPIQDIIIIGDNLWRNDDPFYHNQGFPQLALVDEECNVIYNFGMRYFGERKKGTLTLAWTSGIRVGMAACHGGIKEIDFTSCKDEESKKLGRKSIAFFGLSGTGKSSHTNSHDNGGTLPEGFSKQVLHDDAFQIDIENRVCRAWEPTLFDKTDSRPLGNPDWEYMVSLMNHAMLEIDGKIVPLGQDIRNPNGRALIDRDVLGEYVNRCTFPDSLCWLMKDTCLPPIIRFTDTFLAVAMGAALMTKRNMAENVSEEELKKLVFIPFANPFRVYELWKDVKAFADVFDSGAHGYSFNSIGFWKSSDSDLNPIPLQTSLTLQSMILTDQLEWEDWALLPGAQIPKRNCMEKIIPGYYDTYNPENVDNRSDYIQTLKDRFAQRRQFLEQTEDLNCKPDLLAKLTKLLHINA, from the coding sequence GTGGCCAGTCAGTCAACCTATGAATTCTACAAAGACGATCTTTCCAAAATTCCGCCTCTGCGTGCCATTGCGGAAACCCTGCTTGTCGACAGGCGGGTTCGTAAAATCAATGCGGCCGAGGCATACGAACTTGCCAGAAAACAGTGGGACGTAACCGAAACAGACCAGTTGGTATACCCCAAGGCAGCTAAGCGTCTGGGTCTCCCCGAGGGGGCGAAACTTCTCAACAACTGCCAGGGCAAGATTGTCGGGCGCACCGCCATGGCCCGCAGATTCTACAACCGCTTGAGCGGCCCGGATCAGCGCAAAGTCCTCGCCGACCTGCGTGAAGCCATTTCCGACATGCAGAAACGCCCGCTCATCAAGGCAGAAGCTGTTGTCGGACTGGACAAGGACCTGATGATCAAAGCCACCATCCTCGGCGGCGAAGACGATGCAGCCAACATATTCAACTGGCTGGTCAACTTCACCCCCTTTGATGAACTGGCTGAAGAATACGCAAAAAGTACCGGTCTCCCCATTCAGGACATTATCATCATCGGCGACAACCTCTGGCGCAATGACGATCCGTTCTACCACAATCAGGGATTTCCCCAGTTGGCTCTCGTGGATGAAGAATGCAACGTCATCTACAATTTCGGCATGCGCTATTTCGGCGAACGCAAAAAGGGAACACTAACCCTGGCCTGGACATCCGGAATACGTGTCGGCATGGCAGCCTGCCACGGCGGCATTAAGGAGATTGATTTCACCTCCTGCAAGGACGAGGAAAGCAAAAAGCTCGGCAGAAAATCCATTGCCTTCTTCGGACTTTCCGGAACAGGCAAATCTTCCCATACCAACTCCCACGACAACGGCGGCACCCTGCCCGAAGGATTCAGCAAGCAGGTCCTGCACGATGACGCCTTCCAGATCGACATCGAAAACCGGGTCTGCCGCGCATGGGAACCCACACTTTTCGACAAGACCGATTCCCGCCCCCTGGGCAATCCCGACTGGGAATACATGGTCTCGCTCATGAACCATGCCATGCTGGAAATCGACGGAAAAATCGTTCCTCTGGGACAGGACATCCGCAACCCCAACGGACGTGCGCTCATTGACCGCGACGTTCTGGGTGAATACGTAAACCGCTGCACATTCCCGGACTCCCTGTGCTGGCTCATGAAAGACACATGTCTGCCCCCCATAATCCGCTTTACCGACACTTTCCTGGCGGTGGCGATGGGTGCAGCCCTCATGACCAAGAGAAACATGGCGGAAAACGTATCCGAAGAGGAACTCAAGAAGCTTGTATTCATCCCCTTCGCCAACCCATTCAGGGTTTACGAACTCTGGAAGGACGTTAAAGCCTTCGCCGATGTATTCGACAGCGGAGCACACGGCTACAGCTTCAACTCCATAGGTTTCTGGAAATCTTCAGACAGCGACCTCAACCCCATCCCGCTGCAAACCTCTCTTACCCTGCAGTCAATGATCCTTACCGACCAACTGGAATGGGAAGATTGGGCACTGCTGCCGGGAGCCCAGATTCCAAAACGCAACTGCATGGAAAAAATCATTCCCGGCTACTACGACACCTACAACCCGGAAAATGTGGACAACCGGTCCGACTATATCCAGACCCTAAAAGACCGTTTTGCCCAGCGCAGACAGTTTCTGGAACAGACCGAAGATCTCAACTGCAAGCCTGATCTGCTTGCAAAACTGACCAAGCTGCTCCACATAAACGCCTGA
- a CDS encoding sodium ion-translocating decarboxylase subunit beta, with product MTFGNFIMIVIGIIFIALAIVKDYEPLLLLPIGFGAIVGNIPVIAGMPLSVYDDGSVLYYIYFGVSKGVFPPLIFLGIGAMTDFSCMLSNPKLILLGAAAQMGIFITLIGALYLGFTPSEAASIGIIGGADGPTAIFLSSKLAPHLLGAIAIAAYSYMALVPVIQPPIMKLLTSKEERLIRMAAPRQVSTREKILFPVGGFIITALIAPGSLALVGMLFFGNLLKESGVTERLAETARTALIDSVTILLGFSVGASTQAQTFLTPDSLLIFGLGAASFCVATASGVLFAKLMNVFLKTKINPLVGAAGVSAVPDSARVVQTIARNEDPHNFLLMHAMAPNVAGVLGSAVAAGVLWSVLAM from the coding sequence ATGACCTTTGGCAACTTCATTATGATTGTCATCGGTATCATTTTCATAGCCCTGGCTATTGTAAAGGATTACGAACCGCTGCTCTTGCTGCCTATCGGCTTCGGGGCCATCGTGGGCAACATCCCGGTCATCGCCGGGATGCCGCTTAGCGTCTACGATGACGGCAGTGTTCTCTACTATATATACTTCGGGGTCAGCAAAGGTGTTTTCCCCCCGCTGATCTTCCTTGGTATCGGAGCTATGACCGATTTTTCGTGCATGCTCTCCAACCCGAAACTGATTCTGCTCGGTGCGGCCGCCCAGATGGGTATTTTCATAACCCTCATCGGAGCCCTGTACCTGGGATTCACACCGTCTGAAGCAGCTTCCATCGGTATTATCGGCGGAGCGGACGGCCCCACGGCCATATTCCTTTCCTCCAAGCTGGCACCGCACCTTCTGGGTGCAATCGCCATCGCGGCATATTCATACATGGCACTGGTTCCTGTTATCCAGCCGCCGATCATGAAACTGCTCACCAGCAAGGAAGAACGGCTTATCCGCATGGCAGCCCCCCGTCAGGTCAGCACCCGTGAAAAGATTCTTTTCCCGGTAGGCGGGTTCATTATTACCGCACTGATCGCTCCAGGGTCACTGGCTCTGGTGGGTATGCTCTTCTTCGGAAACCTGCTCAAGGAATCGGGCGTAACCGAACGCCTTGCCGAAACGGCACGTACCGCGCTCATCGACTCGGTAACCATACTGCTCGGCTTCTCGGTCGGCGCCTCCACCCAGGCACAGACCTTCCTTACTCCGGACAGTCTGCTGATCTTCGGGCTTGGTGCAGCTTCCTTCTGTGTTGCCACAGCAAGCGGCGTGCTCTTTGCCAAGTTGATGAACGTGTTCCTGAAAACAAAAATCAACCCGCTGGTCGGAGCCGCCGGAGTTTCGGCTGTTCCTGACTCGGCCAGGGTTGTCCAGACTATTGCCAGAAATGAAGACCCGCACAACTTCCTGCTCATGCACGCCATGGCCCCCAACGTAGCCGGGGTTCTTGGTTCCGCTGTTGCAGCCGGTGTGCTCTGGTCAGTTCTGGCTATGTAA
- the groL gene encoding chaperonin GroEL (60 kDa chaperone family; promotes refolding of misfolded polypeptides especially under stressful conditions; forms two stacked rings of heptamers to form a barrel-shaped 14mer; ends can be capped by GroES; misfolded proteins enter the barrel where they are refolded when GroES binds): MAKTIEFDVTARDRLKKGVDTLAEAVKVTLGPKGRNVVIEKSWGAPTITKDGVTVAKEIDLDDKFENMGAQMVKEVASKTNDIAGDGTTTATVLAQSIFAEGVKLVAAGRNPMSIKRGIDSAVAAIVEELGNLAKPTRDKAEIAQVGTISANSDSTIGEILAEAMDKVGKEGVITVEEAKSMKTELDVVEGMQFDRGYLSPYFATDTDKMVCEFDDPMILLCEKKVSSMKDLLPILEQVLKMSRPLLIVAEDVDGEALATLVVNRLRANLNVCAIKAPGFGDRRKEMLKDIATLTGATVVSDDIGLSLDAMTVEGLGTAKRVRIDKENTVIVDGAGSPDEIKGRVKQIEAQIADSSSDYDREKLQERLAKLVGGVAVIKVGAATEVEMKEKKARVEDALNATRAAVEEGIVAGGGTALVRCAKVLDNVKAGNDDEMAGINIIRRAAQQPLRMIAENAGFEGSVVVEKVAEGTDGFGFNAGTGVYEDLIKAGVIDPKKVTRIALQNAASVSGLLLTTECAISDAVEEDDE, from the coding sequence ATGGCTAAAACTATCGAATTCGATGTAACTGCACGTGACCGCCTCAAAAAAGGCGTGGATACTCTTGCTGAAGCAGTAAAAGTAACCCTCGGACCCAAAGGCCGCAACGTTGTTATCGAAAAATCCTGGGGCGCTCCCACCATCACCAAAGACGGTGTTACCGTTGCCAAGGAAATCGACCTTGATGACAAATTCGAAAACATGGGCGCTCAGATGGTCAAGGAAGTCGCTTCCAAGACCAACGACATCGCCGGTGACGGTACCACCACTGCTACCGTTCTGGCTCAGTCCATCTTTGCGGAAGGCGTAAAGCTCGTTGCCGCCGGACGTAACCCCATGTCCATCAAACGCGGTATCGACAGCGCTGTTGCAGCCATTGTCGAAGAACTCGGTAATCTCGCCAAACCCACCCGCGATAAAGCTGAAATCGCACAGGTAGGCACCATTTCCGCCAACAGCGATTCCACCATCGGCGAAATCCTCGCCGAAGCCATGGACAAAGTCGGCAAGGAAGGCGTCATCACCGTTGAAGAAGCAAAGTCCATGAAGACCGAACTGGACGTTGTTGAAGGTATGCAGTTCGACCGCGGATATCTTTCCCCCTACTTCGCTACCGATACCGACAAGATGGTCTGCGAATTTGACGATCCCATGATCCTGCTCTGCGAAAAGAAAGTTTCCAGCATGAAGGATCTTCTGCCCATTCTTGAACAGGTTCTTAAAATGTCCCGTCCCCTGCTCATCGTTGCGGAAGACGTGGACGGCGAAGCCCTGGCAACTCTCGTTGTCAACAGACTGCGCGCCAACCTGAATGTCTGCGCCATCAAGGCTCCCGGCTTCGGTGACCGCCGCAAGGAAATGCTTAAGGACATCGCAACCCTGACCGGTGCAACCGTTGTTTCCGATGACATCGGCCTGTCCCTTGACGCCATGACCGTTGAAGGTCTGGGTACTGCCAAGCGTGTTCGCATCGACAAGGAAAACACCGTAATCGTAGACGGTGCAGGTTCCCCCGATGAAATCAAGGGCCGTGTAAAGCAGATCGAAGCTCAGATCGCCGATTCCTCCTCCGATTACGATCGCGAAAAACTTCAGGAACGTCTTGCCAAGCTCGTTGGCGGTGTTGCCGTAATCAAAGTCGGTGCAGCCACCGAAGTTGAAATGAAGGAAAAGAAAGCCCGCGTGGAAGATGCTCTCAACGCTACCCGCGCAGCTGTTGAAGAAGGCATCGTCGCCGGTGGTGGTACCGCTCTGGTTCGTTGCGCCAAAGTCCTCGACAACGTCAAGGCCGGAAACGATGACGAAATGGCCGGTATCAACATCATCCGCCGCGCTGCCCAGCAGCCCCTGCGCATGATCGCCGAAAACGCAGGCTTCGAAGGTTCCGTAGTAGTAGAAAAGGTTGCCGAGGGCACCGACGGATTCGGCTTCAACGCCGGAACCGGTGTTTACGAAGACCTCATCAAAGCCGGTGTCATCGACCCCAAAAAGGTTACCCGCATCGCTCTCCAGAACGCAGCTTCCGTTTCCGGACTGCTCCTGACCACCGAATGCGCAATCTCCGACGCCGTTGAAGAAGACGACGAATAA